Within Epilithonimonas zeae, the genomic segment ATAGATTTAATTTTTACATTATTTTCAACCAAAAAATCAACCAAATGTTTTTTGTTTTTCAGAAGACTGGTTTGGTTGGCAGCGACAATAACGTTTTTATTTTTAAGTAAGGAAAGATATAATTCCGGTCTGTCAGCAGCGGTTGCAAAACAGTCTTTGGATTGATCTTGAGACTTAATAAATGGTATTGAACTAAAATAAATTAGCAGGATAAAAACTAAAGTTTTATTTTTGAAGCTTAAAATCATTGATTTGAATTTTCCGTTATATTTCTCGAAAAAGATAGCGTTTTCCAAAGATAACAAAAATAATCTCTCCAAAGTGATTGTCTACATCGGCAGGCTTTCTGTTGCTTTGGGCATCATTGTTTCGCTGATTACAATCTCCACAGGTCTCGGTTCCAAAAAAGCTATCGAAGATAGAATTTCCAATTTCAGCGGGGATATTTCTGTAAAATCGACGCGTTCCAATTCTTCTTATAATTCTTCTGTTTTGGATGCAAAAGGATTGGATACCAATTCTGTAAAAGCTATTCCTGGCGTTGCTGGTTTACAATCTTATGCATCGGTAAGTGGAATCCTAAGAACTGAAAATAATTTTGCGGGCATCATTCTGAAAGGTGTTGGAAAAGATTTCGATAAGGAGAGATTCCAACCGTTTATGATTTCGGGTTCGATTCCGGATTATAAAGAAGACGGTTATAATAACGAGGTTATTTTATCAGAAAAAATCGCCAGCGACCTTTCACTCAAAGCGAACGACAGTATTGTTGCCATCTTTTCAAAAGAAGACCAAAAACCGATTTACAGAAAATTTCTGATTAAAGGGATTTACAAAACAGATATCAAACTGGTTGATGATCTTTATATGATTGGCGATATCAATCACGTCCGCAAAGTAATGAATATGAATGATAAAGAAGTTGGCGGACTTGATATTTTCCTGGATGATACGAGTGAAATCGATTCTACTTTTCCTCAAATCGAAAAATATATTGGATATAAAAATTATGCAGAAAAAGTAACGGAAAAATACCCACAGATTTTGGATTGGGTCAATATTTTCAATCAGAATATTTCTTTGATTATTGCCATTATGCTGATTGTTGTAGTCATTAATATCATTATGGTTTTACTCATTTTGATTATCGAGAGAACAAACTCCATAGGGCTTTTGAAAACATTCGGAGCTTCTAATGCGCAGATCAGATCCATTTTTATT encodes:
- a CDS encoding ABC transporter permease encodes the protein MNFPLYFSKKIAFSKDNKNNLSKVIVYIGRLSVALGIIVSLITISTGLGSKKAIEDRISNFSGDISVKSTRSNSSYNSSVLDAKGLDTNSVKAIPGVAGLQSYASVSGILRTENNFAGIILKGVGKDFDKERFQPFMISGSIPDYKEDGYNNEVILSEKIASDLSLKANDSIVAIFSKEDQKPIYRKFLIKGIYKTDIKLVDDLYMIGDINHVRKVMNMNDKEVGGLDIFLDDTSEIDSTFPQIEKYIGYKNYAEKVTEKYPQILDWVNIFNQNISLIIAIMLIVVVINIIMVLLILIIERTNSIGLLKTFGASNAQIRSIFINYTLIIMIPGLLAGNVIGIGLLLIQKYTGIIKLDPENYFISTVPVDLNPLYIISISVGIFIVSGIAMILPSYLISRISPLKAIKYS